The sequence actggactaagcgcttgggaagtacaaattggcaacatatagagacagtccctacccaacattgggctcacagtctaggagggggagacagaggacaaaaccaaacatactaacaaaataaaataaatagaatagatatgtacaagtaaaataaataaataaatagagtaatagaggaataaatatgtacaaacatatatacatatatacaggtgctgtggggaagggaaggaggtaagattcatccatccatccatccatccaagcaatcatcaatcaatcgtatttattgagcgcttactgtgtgcagagcactggactgagcgcttgggaagtacaagctggcaacatctagagacagtccccacccaacagtgggctcacagtctacaagggggagacagagaaccaaaccaaacgtactaacaaaataaaatcatcatcatcatcaatcgtatttattgagtgcttactgtgtgcagagcactggactgagcgcttgggaagtacaagctggcaacatctagagacagtccccacccaacagtgggctcacagtctacaagggggagacagagaaccaaaccaaacgtactaacaaaataaaatcatcatcatcatcaatcgtatttattgagcgcttactatgtgcagagcactggactgagcgcttgggaagtacaaattggcaacatatagagacagtccctacccaacattgggctcacagtctaggagggggagacagaggacaaaaccaaacatactaacaaaataaaataaatagaatagatatgtacaagtaaaataaataaatagagtaatagagtaataaatatgtacaaacatatatacatatatacaggtgctgtggggaagggaaggaggtaagattcatccatccatccatccatccatccaagcaatcatcaatcaatcaatcatatttattgagcgcttactgtgtgcagagcactggactaagcgcttgggaagtacaaattggcaacatatagagacagtccctacccaacattgggctcgcagtctagaagggggagacagagaacaaaaccaaacatactaacaaaataaaataaatagaatagatatgtacaagtaaaataaagaaatagagcaatagaggaataaatatgtacaaacatatatacatatatacaggtgctgtggggaagggaaggaggtaagattcatccatccatccaagcaatgagcaatcaatcaatcgtatttattgagcacttactgtgtgccgagcactggactaagcgcttgggaagtacaagctggcaacatctagagacagtccctacccaacagtgggctcacagtctacacgggggagacagagaacaaaatcaaacatactaacaaaataaaataaatagaatagataggtgcaagtaaaatgaataaatagagtaataaatatgtgcagacatatatacatatatacaggtgccgtggggaagggaaggaggtaagatgggggggatggagagggggagaggaaggaaggagctcagtgtgggaaggcctcctggaggaggtgagctctcagtagggccttgaagggaggaagacagctagcttggcagatgggcagagggatccatccatcccttcattcattcattcaatcgtatttagtgagtgcttactgtgtgcagagcactggactaagcgcttgggaaggacaagttggcaacagagacggcccctacccattcgttaattcaatcgtattcattttcattattcattcattcattcaatcgtatttactgagctcttactgtgtgcagagcactggactaagggcttgggaaggacaagttggcaacatatagagacggcccctacccattcgttcattcaaacattcattttcattattcattcattcattcaatcgtatttattgagcgcttactgtgtgcagagcactgtactaagcgcttgggaaggacaagttgacaacatatagagactgcccctacccattcgttcattcaatcgtattcattcatattcattattcattcattcattcattcaatcgtatttattgagcgcttactgcgtgcagagcactgtactaagcgctcgggaaggacaagttggcaacgtatagagacggtccctacccatttgttcattcaatcatattcattcatattcattattcattcattcaatcgtatttattgagcgcttactgtgtgcagagcactggactaagcgcttgggaaggacaagttggcaacatatagagacggccccctacccattcgttcattcaatcgtattcattcattcatagtcattattcattcattcattcaatcgtatttattgagcgcttactgtgtgcagagcgctgtaccaaacacttgggaaggacaagttggcaatatatgaagacggcccctacccattcgttcattcaatcatagtcattcatattcattattcattcattcattcaatcatatttattgagcgcttactgtgtgcagagcactggactaagcgcttgggaaggacaagttgacaacatataaagacggcccctacccagcggcgggctcacagtctagaacggggagacggacgacaaaacaaaacatattaacaaaataaaataaatagaataaatatgtacaagtaaaataaatagagtaataaattcaatcgtatttattgagcgcttactgtgttcagagcactgtactaagcgcttgggaagtacaagttggcaacatctagagatggtccctacccaacagtgggctcacagtctagaagggggagacggatgacaaaacaaaacatattaaaaatatataaatagaatatatatgtacaagtaaaatagagtaataaattcattcattcaatcgtatttattgagtgcttactgtgtgcagagcactggactaagctattgggaagtacaagtcggcaacatctaaagacggtccctacccaacagtgggctcacagtctagaagggggagacagatgacaaaacaaaacatattaacaaaataaaataaacagaataaatatgtacaagtaaaataaatagagtgataaattcattcattcaatcgtatttattgagcgcttactgtgtgcacagcactgtactaagcgcttgggaagtacaatcaatcaatcgtatttattgagcgcttactgtgtgcagagtactgcactaagcgcttgggaaggacaagttggcaacatctagagacggtccctacccaacagtgggctcacagtctagaagggggagacagagaacaaaacaaaacatattaacaaaataaaataaatatgtacaagcaaaatagagtaataaatacgtacaaacatatatacatatatacaggtgctgtggggaggggaaggaggtaaggcggggggagggggagagaaaggtgggggctcagtctgggaaggcctcctgaagcgcttcccaagcgcttagtacagtgctctgcacacagtaagcgtggctagcaagtggaaggcaatccgctacaaacTCCCCTGTGCTTCCACCACGCACCactccaaacgctggggtagacactagaCAACCAGGCTGGCCACACCTgtcccagctcctgtcccacaccgggTCCACATTCcagaaggagggagtaaaatttaatccctattttacagattatacatcagcagaaattcctgaccaccagtcttaaggaactcaatcagctctctccctcctaccagatgtcttactacaactcagcctgcaccctccgctcctctaccacaaACCTACTCTATTTCGATCTCATCAATCTTGCCGCCGAacccctcaggcctggaagtccctccctctttaaagccaacagtccacgtctctccctgccttcaaaacgctcctaaaatcacatcccttccaggagagcttccctaagccttcatttccctatcTGTCCACCCTCcctttcttgttaagtgcttactaagtgccaggcactgccctaagtgctggggtagatacaagctaatcaggttggacacagtctctgtcccacttggggctcgcggtcttaatccccattttacaaatgagttaattggggcccagagaagttaagtggcttgtgtcCCAatccttacattctgccattttccctttctgtaatttattttgtctgtcttcccagctctagactgtcaactccttgcaggcaggggtcgtgtctaccaaccctattgtgtggtcctctcccaagtgcttagttgagggctcttcacacagtaagtgccccaaaacaccatcgattgattggtgacaATGCACTACCCACTGAAATGACTTCCCTGAGCCTTGTGCAGTCCCTCCTCTGATGCTCCTGCTCTTTTCCTCCTGAAGACCAACTGCACATATTGTTGTTGGAAAATAGGGAAGGGGCGTTCGGTTACAGGGTTGTTTTCCTCTGGGTTTTGACAATAAAGTGGGAAAGACCCAACCCTTCCTAAGCAAATCTGAGTATTGTACTTAATGATTACTGAACTGGGGTCTTCGACTGCTGCTGAGAGCTCAGGGATACAGTTTTGTGACCACAGACTGCAGCTGACCCAATGCTTTAAATCTGTTTTTTTGCTCCCTGGTCTGAAGCCAGAAATGCAAGGGAAACTGTGAGCTGCATCTGTGCCCTCTCCTGCCAACAAGTTGATTAAAATTTTTGTCCTTGGGCAaaccatgacttctctgtgcctctgtttccttatctgtaaaatgaggatatatACATGTTCTTTCTCGGACTGcgagattatcttgcatcttccacagggcttaacatagtgcttgccacataataccaataaatcctattattattactgtaacataCAAAGATGGTTTAGTTCTTTTAATAATTTTCCTTGGAAGGAAGAGCAATTTTATTTGTAAAATTCACCCTTACTTAAATATAATTTTTTTGGCAGTGAttgcaaatgaataaaataaaatgacttcTGAAATGCATAGTCAACAAAGATGTGTAAAGCAAGAGGAAAATGGTCTCACTCATCATGCTGCTGGACAATGCAAAAGAACAATAACAATATGGATCCATATACACCaccaacttactgtgtgcagaacactgtaataataataataataataatggcatttattaagagctatgtgcaaagcactgttctaagctctgaaataagcacttgggagagtgccatacaacagagttgttggacatgATTCTatcccaccagaagcttacagtcttgatggggagacagacatggaaatgaattatgaatatgtacataaaactTAGAACATGTACATAacgcttagtgggggaaggcctcttgtagaagatgtgattttcagaaggctgtgaaggtaaggagagtaacCATTTGTTGTATATGAAGCGGGAGGTTGTACCAGGCCAGAAGAGAGGGAGCATAACCAACCTTATGCTCATATCCATGCCTGTGCCTTCTTTTCACTTTCAAATCAGCCAGACTACAGCTGTCCCCATCtctaaagccttcctgaaggtccACCTTCATTGCAAAGcctatcaaaatcacatctccaagaagccttccccgattaagccttcattttccctaacctctttcccttttccattgtctgggcacttggatctgtatcctttcagcacttgatattcaccccatcctcaatcaatcaatcaatcaatcaatcaatcgtatttattgagtgcttactgtgtgcagagcactgtactaagcgcttgggaagtacaagttggcaacatatcctcagtcccacagcacttatgttcatatctgtaatttatgtatttatattaatgcctgtctcctcctccagactgtaagctttctgtgggctgggaacgtgtctaccaactctgttgcattgtactctccgagtgcttagttcaatgctttgtaaacagttagcgctcaataaattgattgattaatcattccTTCTTTGAGTTGGACCTATGAGGACAACAGATAACTATAAAATACTCAAACATTTGTTCTTTGGTGAGCTGAAAGAAGCTATCTAAcccaaagaaacaaacaaatgtGATGGAAGAGTGAATggctgggagagcacaagagaagATAAGTCAGTCTGGAATATGGCAACTAGCAGAGGAGTGGTTTAGGGAAGACTAGGAATCCAAGcactaaaaacaaaaacagtgccaggcaccaagAATAACAAACGCAACAGTCCAGGATGGGGCCATATTCACAGGCATACGACTCATAAGGATTTGTTGGTCACTCCCTGGTCTTGTCTGTCACACATACCCACGGCGATGGAAAAATCTCCCCATCAGTAGAGTCATTTTTGAATCTGAAAGACAACTTTCTGTGTTCACGGAATCATAACGGCACACAATTTGTATCACTCCTTCTCGCCAAAGCTAAAATAAAATCTTACCAAAGGCCTTGCCTTGAGGAGTTACCATGAAGAATGAAATGAATATGACTGAGCTGGAGCCCTTTTCACGATGGAAACTGTGTGAGTTGACCTGGATGAAGACAGCACTGTGCCTTTAAGGATGAAATTATTCTCATCCCAGGTTCCGCCGTCACTTAGCAACAGGGTGTTTGCTAGATTGAAAACCTCAGGGCCCTTTTGTGCCTGTCTTTTTTTTCCTGCCATTTTCTCCCAGTTTCACAAGCTACTGACCAAAGAGGAAGGCAAAATGACCGAGGATCAGCCTCAACAGGTCACTGGCCCCAGTGACCGTCAGGCCGGGGTCACGTCCCCACAAACCAGTGACTATTATCTGGTGAGTGAGAACCTACCAGCCAGATTCAACCATCCTGGATGTTTTCGCGGTTACAGGTGAGAAAGTTAACATTGGGTATGTAGAGAAGGGGTTCTAAgtagcaggaaacatgcctaccaattctgttttattctactcttccaagtgcttagtatggtgctatgcatacagtaagagctcaataaatacgaggacATTGCATGAGCAGCTGTGGTTTGGGGTTGCCAATTGAGGGACTGCTAAATCCGAGGGCTATTAAGGACATGGAGTCTTTCCACTTTCCTTCCGCTTGGAATATTATTGTGGACTCAACTGTTAGCAAAGTGCTTCTGGGTGAAAACGCAAATGCACTCTAAAACATGTTTTGTATCACAAAGGACTAAGGAATCCCATCCACTATACAGGACAGCGAACCAGTCCTATGGAAGCAGAGCCCCAACTGTTCACGAAATGCCAGTAAGTATGTAGAAAGGACTaatcttccttcccttttctagTCACTCGAAGAAAAAAAACCCCCTAAAATATGACAAAATTCAAGTTAATATTttagtaacaataacaacaataatagtaataacaataatgccaggcactgttctaagtgctggagcatacacaaggtaactgggttgtctgtgagcccagatggggctcacagtcataatcccaactttacagctgagggaactgaggcccagagaagttaagttacttgcccaaggtcacttagtaaacaaatggcagagctgtgattagaacccaggtctttctgactcccatgcctgttctctatccagtaggctgtgGTTAACATTTCGAGTCCTGAAGCAAATGCCAGACTTTTTGAGCaaaaatgtaggacagggactgaagtATGATTTAATTATCTCCTTttactccagggtttagcacattTAGGGAAAGCTACATCTTCCAGCTTTTGTacgatgaatataataataataaccatggtatttatgaagcagttatgtgccaggcactgtactaagccctggggtggatacaatcgaattgggttggacacagtctctgtcccagatggggctcatagtcttaacccccactgtatagatgagatactgaggcacagagaagtgaagtgaattgcccaaggtcccacagcagacaagtgttggagccaggattagaacctaagtccttctgattcccaggcctgtgctccagccactcatccatgctgctcctcagggaAGAAAGGCAGTATGGCATACTGGGAACAGCACGGCACTagaagttggaagacctgggctctCGTTCTGTCTCTGTCACATGCCTactgtgggacctagggcaagtccctaaccctcccctcacctcagtttctccatctgaaaaacagggataataatacctgactCCCTAAATCCTACCTCGCAGTGGTGTGGTAAAGGTTAAACTGAGATAAATAATGTACGgtactttggtaataaaagcactaaATGGAACTATGTTATTTTTTACAAgcccttaataaagtgctctgcacacagtaagcgctcaataaataccactgactgatgattgGAAGGCAACCATCTGTCCCTTCAAGAATCTTTTGGTACTGCTTGTGGAGACTTACTATTGGACTGAATGCTCCATTAATAGGATCCAGTACCATATTGCCAATGCTCTGATTCCTCAGGTGCTCTAGAAAGCAAACTATCTGAACTAGTTGCATAGTTCAGAAAAATCAGCCAAGAAGTAGTAACTGTCTTTGGTTCtcaggtggtaataataactgtgctacttgtgaagtgcatgctatgtgccaagcactacactaagtactgggaaggtacaatgcaatcagattagaCTCAGTCTCTGCACCACAtagcattcacagtctaagcaggagggtaaGTATTTTTTGTTCTGTTACCCAGTCTTTTTTGGATGATCCAGATTAGCCTCAATTTGACCTGTCAGTTCAGATAACTGATATTTTGTTAATTGGTTTTCTAAAGCAAGCCGATTGTTACCTAGTTATTCATTTcaatcttccttttttcttccagaCAACTTTTAACACGATTCCGCATCATTTTTCCAGCCAACTTGCCCAGTGTGGAATGTACAGAAACAATGGGTTTAACACTTTCTCGGAAAAAAGCTCTGTAACTGGCCCTGATAACTTAATCAGCTTTTACGATCGGTTCAACTTTCATCCCAGTTACAATGTTAACCAACCATCTATCTGTAAATGATATCTAGTCTTCGAGTCAACCATCTATCTGTAAATGATATCTAGTCTCCGATCATCAGCTGGTACACCTCAATTTCTGCCTGTGGTCATATTCCCTTCATTGTGACCTGCCCAGTCCAACACCGCTTAACGTTCTGGAGGATTTTGGCTAAAATTCCATGCAAAAAATAAAATCGATGTAAAAATATACCTATACTCCTAGTCTGGTTAAGAAGAAAACCCTGAGGTATAAGAACCTAGGATGGTTCAAGAGACAAAGTGTAGATTGTTCTGGTTACCCTTCGACTACAAGCAGTATCTGGTTTGAGAAACTATTTGAAATTGGGGTCAGATTCAGCTTAACTCCGAGTGAACAAAAATGAACCTAGGAACCCAGACATTGGAAAGACCTAGGAGATCACTTGCTTGCTCTAAGATTTTTGAAAAAACAATAGACTTTATACTAGTAGAGCATGAAAAATATATTAATTTGGATTATAGGTTGTAGACTGTATTCCAATGGGAAGACGATCTATAAAAACAGATTCTAAAACCAACACTTAAACACATTTAAAAATAGTGGTGCTTCTCAGACAATAATTTtaaagtttatttattcataggtCAAGTAAACTGCCAAAACATCTACTTTCAACGATATCACTAAAAAAACCTACACAAATACTTTAATAGGCAGTTCATTGTATTTGAGCAATAATTTCCAATCTGCACTAAAAATATAGAAGTTTCACTACCACTAAATCCACCACAATGGATTAGAAGAACTGAGCTCCCTCCTAGAAAGTTACAGTTATTTAGCCACCAAGAAAATGTATATTCTTTTAAGCTGAGATGTTTAGTTAAGAGTTGGGGGTCTAACCTaaacaaagagaaacagaaaatagTAGCAATGACCTAGAAAATAGCAAAAGCCTTATTTTCTCTTGATTGAGCCAGAAAATGGTTTAAATTCTTGGCTTTACTTTGGGTGTGAAGAAAGTTCTTTTTAAGGTCTGGCCTAAGAAATATTTGGGGTTTTCATGCCAGCTCTATTTCCATCACTCATAAAAATGTACTTCAATCTTAATATTCATGTGACTAGTTGGCTCCCTTCACACTATGCTGTTCATGAAAATGAATGCATTTTCCCAACAGGTTAATATTGTTCACTGATTTCCAGCACACATGGCAAAAAACACATTTCTGATCAAATAATAACTGTGAAGTTTTTTAAgcaatgtgacaagcactgtgctaatcactggggtaggtacaatataagtAGGCTGACACAGTCTCTCTACACATGGGGTTCCCATGctacaggagagggagaaaaggtattaaactcattttacagttgaggaaaatacttactctattgtactttcccaagtgcttaatacagcactttgtacccagtgaatgctcaatgaataccactgaatgatgagCGTAAAAAGCCTCTCTATTCACAGTGCTATTTTCACCATCCTAAATATTGCAAACATTTCCAGTTTGGGAGCCTGACTATATTCTGGGTTATCTGGTATATGGGTCTGGAATTTATCTGCTTATCATAATACTTTGGCTTTCATAGTCTAGCAacataaaataacaaaataagtATATATGATACTGATATTTATGCTATACACAGCATACATTTTTCAAACATATTTGGACAAAATTTAAACTTGCAATTTTTAACAAGTCAATAGTTTGGTCCATAagatattttttaaatttttagttTTCAAAGGTGGGAtttgaaaaattttaaaaaaatacaacaggTATGCTGAGAAAATATTCACCAAGAATAATACTGTATGACAAATAAAAATTATTGATGCTACTCCACCAGAGCAGGTTAGAGTTCCATGGTCAACTCAAAATCCAACCAGAACACTACAATAAATGGTCACTTGAGTTTCTGTCATCTCAAAATCTAATTcacaaatttttttaaaaagtcttctTTGTGAACTTTCCTTTTTCATTCCAGTCAATAGCTTTATTTAGCTTTTTTGCTCCAACCTGAAAAATAAAACCATTAAAAAGTGCAGGAtgactaggcacagagaagtaaaacaaATTTACTCTTTGCTTAGCTTTTAGTTTTCAACCAACTTTTTATTTTATCTTATATTTCCACATCAATATGACACCTCCACAAATCATGCCAGtcatttttatcatttatttaaaaCTTCAGGAAATATGCTGTTTATATGAATacctaatttacttgtaaaaTTGCCTCCACTGCTTAATTACCACGCTCCAATTTTTGAGGAAATGAAATGTTTTTGTGCCACATGGTTGTAAAGAgtgatcaatcaacagtatttacggagcatttaccgtgtgcagaggactgaactaagcacttgggagagtacattattatagacttggtagacacattgcctgcccacaacaagctcacagtctcaagggggagactgacatcactataaatacattatggatatgtacatcagtgccgcgggactgagggaggggtgagtaaaaggagaaaattagggtgacgcagaacagagtgggagaagaggaaatgagggcttagtcagggaaggcctttgggagatgtgccttcaataaggctttgaaggtggggagaggaattgtctgtcggatatgaagaggcaggttgtgggcggtggcaagatagatgagatcgaggtatagtgagtagactggcatttgagtgaagtgtgcaggttgggttgtaataggagagcagcaaggtaaagtaggagggggcaaggtgattgagtgctttaaagccgagggtaaggagtcaCTTTTTgaaacagaggtggatgggcaaccactggaggtttttgtggagtggggaagcatgggctgaatgttttttgtagaaaaatgatccaggcagcagactgaagtatggactggcatggggagagaaaggaggcagggagatcagcaaggaggctggtacagtaaatcaaggcaggataggataagtgcttggcttagcgtggtagcggtttggatagagaagaaagggtggattttagcgatgttgtgaaggttgaactaataagatttagtgatgggggagcagtggaaagagcacgggctttggagtcaagaggtcatcggttcaaatcccggctctgtctcttgtcagctgtgtgattttgggcaagtcactttacttctctgtgcctcaattacctcatctgtaaaacggggattaaaattgtgagccccatgtgggacaacctgatcaccttgtaaactccccagtgcttagaacagtgctttgcacatagtaagcgcttaataaatgc is a genomic window of Tachyglossus aculeatus isolate mTacAcu1 chromosome 4, mTacAcu1.pri, whole genome shotgun sequence containing:
- the C4H9orf116 gene encoding UPF0691 protein C9orf116 homolog, with translation MKLFSSQVPPSLSNRVFARLKTSGPFCACLFFPAIFSQFHKLLTKEEGKMTEDQPQQVTGPSDRQAGVTSPQTSDYYLVSENLPARFNHPGCFRGYRTKESHPLYRTANQSYGSRAPTVHEMPTTFNTIPHHFSSQLAQCGMYRNNGFNTFSEKSSVTGPDNLISFYDRFNFHPSYNVNQPSICK